A region of the Rhizobium binae genome:
CGAGCGTGCGTGAAAGCCTGCCGCCTTCGGCATAGCCGAGGCCACAGGCGACGATCGCCGCCAGCATCAAGAGATCGCCGACCGGCGAGGCCGTCAGGCCCTGCGTCAAGGCAAAACCCGCCACCAACGCGCTGCCGAGGCCGGAGAAGAGCCAGAATGCCGGCTTCGGCCGTTCTCCGCCGCGGATCACCCCGAAGATCGCTGTCGACAGCGGCAGCAGACCGATGAAGACGATGGAATGGGCCGACGTGACATGCTGCAGCGCCAGCGCCGTCAGCAGCGGGAAGCCGACCACGACGCCGAGTGCGACGACGACGAGGGAGATGAGATCGCGCCGGCTCGGCCGCTTTTCGCGGAAGGCGATCAGCAGGCCAAGCGCCAAAATTCCGGCGATCGCCGCCCGCGCGACGGTGAGGAAGACCGGATCGAACTGCATCACCGCCACGCGCGTCGCCGGCAGCGATCCGCTGAAGATCAGCACGCCGATAAAACCATTGATCCATCCCGATGCCATGCGGTCCATGATGCACTCCTTGTCTTGTCGCCCCCTTATCGGCCGGTATGGCTGGTTATGACAGGGACAGTCTGATACGGTTCGGCAAAACTGTTATGGTGCAGGAAGCAGTACGGATGGATGAGGGCACAGCGGCGCGCACCCGCATCGACATGGTCGTCGCGACGATCCGCCAGCGCATCGCCGGGCGCAGCCTGACGCCGGGCGCCAAGCTGCCCTCGGTGCGGGGGCTGGCGGCGACGTTGAAGCTGTCGACGTCGACCGTCGTCGATGCCTATGAGCGCCTGGTCGCCGAAGGCGCGATCCTGGCAAGGCCGGGTTCCGGCTTCTATGTCGCCAACCAGGCGGCGCCCTTTGCGCTTGCCGAGGCCGGACCGAAACTCGACCGTGCCATCGATCCGCTCTGGATATCGCGGCAATCGCTGGAGGCAGGCGAGAGTGATCTGAAGCCCGGCTGCGGCTGGCTGCCGCCTGCCTGGCTGCCCGAGGAAGCCGTGCGCCGTGGGCTCCGGACGCTTTCGCGTGCCGATGGGCGGGCGCTTGCCGACTACGGCCAGCCGCTTGGCCTGCCGCCGCTGCGCCAGCTGATTTCGCGGCGCATGGGCGAACGCGGCATCGAAGCCTCGCCCGATCAGATCATGCTGGCCGAATCCGGCACCCAGGCGATCGATCTGCTCTGCCGTTTCCTGCTGGAAGCGGGCGATACGGTGCTGGTCGACGACCCTTGCTACTTCAACTTCCATGCGCTGCTGCGCGCCCATCGGGCCAAGATCGTCGGCGTCCCCTACACCCCGTCCGGCCCCGATATCGAGCTGTTTGCCCAGGTGGTCGCCGAACACCGGCCGCGGCTCTACATCACCAACTCCGCCATTCACAACCCTACCGGCGCGGTTCTGTCCCCCGTAACCGCCCACCGGCTCCTGAAACTCGCCGAACAGTTCGATCTCACTATCATCGAGGACGATATCTTCGCCGATTTCGAATATTCGCCGGCGCCTCGCCTGGCCGCCTTCGACGGGCTCGAGCGGGTCATCCATATCGGCAGCTTTTCGAAGACCTTGTCTGCTTCCGCCCGCTGCGGCTTCGTCGCCGCCAAGGCGGAATGGGTCGACGGCCTGA
Encoded here:
- a CDS encoding DMT family transporter; the encoded protein is MDRMASGWINGFIGVLIFSGSLPATRVAVMQFDPVFLTVARAAIAGILALGLLIAFREKRPSRRDLISLVVVALGVVVGFPLLTALALQHVTSAHSIVFIGLLPLSTAIFGVIRGGERPKPAFWLFSGLGSALVAGFALTQGLTASPVGDLLMLAAIVACGLGYAEGGRLSRTLGGWQVISWALVLSLPVMVAVAFLHRPASFAGIETPALIGLAYVSLFSMLIGFIFWYRGLSLGGIAAVGQLQLLQPFFGLALAATLLHEPVTWIMLAVTVAVILCVAGARRFAR
- a CDS encoding aminotransferase-like domain-containing protein; its protein translation is MVQEAVRMDEGTAARTRIDMVVATIRQRIAGRSLTPGAKLPSVRGLAATLKLSTSTVVDAYERLVAEGAILARPGSGFYVANQAAPFALAEAGPKLDRAIDPLWISRQSLEAGESDLKPGCGWLPPAWLPEEAVRRGLRTLSRADGRALADYGQPLGLPPLRQLISRRMGERGIEASPDQIMLAESGTQAIDLLCRFLLEAGDTVLVDDPCYFNFHALLRAHRAKIVGVPYTPSGPDIELFAQVVAEHRPRLYITNSAIHNPTGAVLSPVTAHRLLKLAEQFDLTIIEDDIFADFEYSPAPRLAAFDGLERVIHIGSFSKTLSASARCGFVAAKAEWVDGLTDLKIATSFGGGRMAAELVLNVLSDGSYRKYMETLRNRLSRAMGEVSARLKDLGITPWLEPSAGMFLWCRLPDGVDAADVARAALERKIVLAPGNAFSLSQSATNFMRFNVSQTLDTGVFEVLGDVLGRQMKG